The Syngnathus typhle isolate RoL2023-S1 ecotype Sweden linkage group LG3, RoL_Styp_1.0, whole genome shotgun sequence genome window below encodes:
- the helz gene encoding probable helicase with zinc finger domain isoform X1, producing MADRRAEKSCEEASRSLVRRDYEAVVSHSTDTLAVLAPQIQSTGAPLSPNPPSGSLRNRALLYRIAAFLQLKKYDEADQDCKHVLAEDRTAGDSLLQASLNSMQLDGSLQDVASILSKALFGEPTNGIVAKDISRLKILFSEIEAIKKSEMAPEYTDDQEEEVQDGWQFRPPPRGVTSSEEYTLCKRYLEQGLCRYGAQCTSAHSQEELMEWQKRYASRLIRLKQQQESKHFTENYMETLIEKWMNSLSPEKVLSDCLEGVAVETSSSLSLTVTTKKSFHSWTFSLLCKPPRKLYRIALLYDAHRPHFSITGVSAGEQIQTVSAGSQEWTPQKETAVAADNGIDYCVYKVTVDFTTEIFGTFRQTIVFDFGSEPVLMQRIMVDAASIEDIEHLMAARQQLLMTAKRWDSSCKTLVGFTPNETMCDLERSLLSRYQIPLSADQLFTQSVLDKTLTRENYQARLHDLLYIEEIAQFKEVSKFNIKVSLQLVSSFMLTGISVGAKYAQNGQLFARFKLTKTLSEDTLAGRLVMTKVNSVLFLPLGLEGFSSQPPPPGVKERVYEAVIEEKTKEYIFLRICKDCCDELGLLPDRKLQVELQFQLNRLPLCEMHYALDRIKDSKDNSILFPDVSLVPTIPWSPNRQWDEQLDPRLNAKQKEAILAITTPVTIPLPPVLIIGPYGTGKTFTLAQAVKHILRQETSSRVLICTHSNSAADLYIKDYLHPYVEAGNPHARPLRVYFRNRWVKTVHPVVQQYCLIANTQVTFKMPTRDDILRHRVVVVTLSTSQYLCQLDLEPGLFTHILLDEAAQAMECETIMPFALASSTTRIVLAGDHMQLSPFVYSEFARERNLHVSLLDRLYEHYPSEFPCRILLCENYRSHEAIINYTSELFYDGKLMASGKQPCHKDFYPLTFFTARGEDVQEKNSTAYYNNAEVFEIVERVEELRKKWPVAWGKLDEGSIGVVSPYSDQVFRIRAELRKKRMHEVSVERVLNVQGKQFRVLFLSTVRTRHTCKRKQTAIKRKEQLVEDSTEDLDYGFLSNYKLLNTAITRAQSLVAVVGDPIALCSVGRCRKFWEHFVSICHENSSLHGITFEQIKTQLEALELKKTYVLNPLAPEFIPRALRPLQGHPPSQALHPHHHPHPQHVQTSSTKQAQQQQQQQSPPKGKHANHTEHLPPEGYVQPNPAVLMGNPIQAFTPPVGAAPAGLGKSPSPVQRIDPHTGASILYVPAVYGGNMVMPVPLPLPWPSYQNRFAVDPRIMSHQAAMAYNFNLLQAQNRGSPIPCSGVVHPSPLGVGQPSPDIDLQSDAVRNGKLEGCPKSEQTPERKNTEIKDKQGDFDTGRSLESQPDGIAGFPNAMLHRKDPSAGQRALNYHLAPPNPAFPTHPVSGRSLPQQCPVSRLPYRINQPQHPPMVQQSQLSPAFPGGGHSASFFSGNIAPHRAIQSPTLDVPESGSVEEMGGSIRTSVAHLGGHHPNLSQHHNRVSSFGEEGQDAPHSDGHDLRRPLALEVLNQQQQAARLGQWNEAAGPFLPGGVAFPLPQQNPHLAQSPMTRFSHPLHRAASWGLGANIEDDANSTGSPFNRYTGLLREIPQHESPETREASEIQPPPQSRLLQYRQSRASVDPSSSLAATSNHAGPFPSGPYHHESGRDHLNNNVLNNSALQQHTVGNPLYNSSCYQTPAHPASPPASQVKYLLQETQWSHGGGASVSPPQQSHLLGSQAHGLPYGLPIMAPPSRQEQVHLMQLHHQQQQQHHHQQQQQSQDQESYQSLSPRTSATTALHSVEEYEPRGPGRPLYQRRISSSYPDQPSLANSHNAMSQQSQSCAGDRNQDHLHPHIQQQQQQQQLQHQPPPYSYPSHELWPSNGGGPGPFQNIPCNGGGTVTHHRELLASKALRQMEEQVKAEPPAAQQTHPHTLNSLQHPGQFPPLMANKQQPQQAPAEPVQAAPNLNKAPTMSYASALRAPPKPRAIRPEQAKKNSDPLSLLQELTIGSSDGSNGYYSYFK from the exons ATGGCGGACAGGAGAGCGGAGAAATCATGTGAAGAAGCCAGCAGATCCTTAGTCAGGCGGGACTATGAGGCAGTAGTCAGCCATAGCACGGACACCTTGGCGGTCCTCGCTCCCCAAATCCAATCCACAGGCGCCCCACTCTCACCGAACCCGCCTTCCGGAAGCCTCCGCAATCGCGCCCTGCTTTACCGCATCGCTGCCTTTCTTCAGTTG AAAAAATACGATGAAGCAGATCAAGACTGCAAACATG TCCTGGCAGAAGATCGGACCGCGGGAGACAGTTTGCTCCAGGCCAGCTTGAACTCTATGCAGTTGGATGGCAGCCTGCAGGATGTGGCCAGCATCCTTTCTAAAGCCTTGTTTGGAGAGCCAACG AATGGCATCGTTGCAAAGGACATATCCAGATTAAAAATTCTGTTTTCAGAAATCGAG GCTATAAAGAAGAGTGAGATGGCACCTGAATACACAGATGACCAGGAGGAGG AGGTACAAGATGGCTGGCAGTTCAGGCCCCCTCCTCGAGGAGTCACCAGCAGTGAAGAGTACACACTCTGTAAAAG GTACTTGGAGCAGGGTCTGTGCCGGTATGGGGCCCAGTGTACGTCGGCCCACTCGCAGGAGGAGCTAATGGAATGGCAGAAACGCTACGCATCGCGCCTCATCCGTCTCAAACAACAGCAGGAGAGCAAACACTTCACTGAAAATTACATGGAGACActaattgagaagtggatgaacTCTCTGTCTCCAGAGAAAGTG CTTAGTGATTGTTTAGAAGGAGTCGCTGTTGAAACCAGCTCAAGCCTCTCTCTAACTGTCACCACCAAAAAATCCTTCCACTCTTGGACCTTCTCACTGCTCTGCAAG CCTCCCAGAAAGCTATATCGCATAGCCCTGCTCTACGATGCCCACAGACCACATTTTTCCATCACAGGAGTTTCTGCTGGGGAGCAGATCCAAACTGTGTCTGCTGGCTCTCAAGAATGGACTCCTCAAAAAGAAACTGCAG TGGCGGCAGACAATGGCATAGACTACTGTGTCTACAAGGTCACCGTGGACTTCACAACAGAGATCTTTGGCACCTTCAGACAGACAATAGTTTTTGACTTTGGCTCGGAGCCAGTGCTGATGCAACGAATCATGGTGGATGCTGCCTCTATTGAAG ATATTGAACATCTGATGGCAGCTAGACAGCAGCTCTTGATGACTGCCAAACGTTGGGACTCTTCCTGTAAGACTTTAGTTGGGTTCACACCTAATGAGACCATGTGTGATCTGGAGCGCAGCCTTCTTTCACGCTATCAAATCCCACTGTCGGCGGACCAGCTCTTTACTCAGTCAGTTCTGGACAAGACTCTGACCAGAGAAAACTACCAAGCCCGGCTCCATGACCTTCTCTATATAGAGGAGATTGCACAATTTAAAGAAGTTAGCaa GTTTAACATCAAAGTAAGCCTGCAGCTGGTATCCAGCTTCATGCTAACTGGCATTTCAGTTGGAGCCAAGTATGCCCAAAATGGACAACTTTTTGCACGTTTTAAACTTACAAAAACACTGTCTGAG GACACACTGGCTGGACGACTAGTGATGACCAAGGTGAATTCAGTTCTCTTCCTGCCTTTGGGCTTGGAGGGCTTCAGCAGCCAGCCTCCTCCTCCGGGGGTCAAAGAGCGCGTCTACGAAGCTGTGATTGAGGAGAAGACCAAGGAATACATCTTCCTCAGGATTTGCAAAGACTGCTGTGATGAACTTGGACTACTGCCTGACAGAAAACTCCAG GTGGAGCTCCAGTTCCAGCTGAACAGGCTTCCACTGTGCGAGATGCACTATGCCCTGGATCGCATCAAAGATAGTAAAGACAATAGCATTCTCTTCCCTGATGTAAGCCTTGTCCCGACCATCCCCTGGAGCCCTAACAG GCAGTGGGATGAGCAGCTGGATCCACGTCTGAATGCCAAGCAGAAAGAGGCCATTTTGGCCATCACGACCCCTGTCACTATCCCCCTGCCCCCAGTGCTCATTATTGGACCCTATGGCACTGGCAAGACATTCACTCTGGCACAGGCTGTCAAACACATCCTCCGCCAGGAAACTAGCAG CAGGGTTCTGATCTGCACGCACTCCAACAGTGCAGCTGACCTTTACATTAAGGACTACCTTCATCCTTACGTTGAAGCAGGCAATCCACATGCCAGACCTCTCAG GGTATACTTTAGGAACCGCTGGGTGAAGACGGTCCACCCAGTGGTCCAGCAGTACTGTCTCATCGCCAACACACAAGTCACTTTTAAAATGCCAACAAGAGATGACATCCTCAGGCATCGTGTGGTTGTGGTCACCCTCAGCACTTCCCAGTACCTCTGCCAGCTTGACTTGGAACCTG GCCTGTTCACTCATATCTTGTTGGATGAAGCTGCCCAGGCCATGGAGTGTGAGACGATCATGCCTTTTGCCTTAGCTAGCAGTACCACCCGCATTGTGTTGGCTGGAGACCATATGCAG CTGAGTCCATTTGTGTACAGCGAGTTCGCCCGTGAGCGAAACCTGCACGTGTCCTTGTTGGACAGACTATATGAACACTACCCTTCAGAATTCCCGTGCCGCATCCTTCTGTGTGAGAACTACCGCTCCCATGAAGCTATCATCAA CTACACGTCAGAGTTGTTTTATGATGGCAAGCTGATGGCAAGTGGAAAGCAGCCCTGTCACAAAGATTTCTATCCTCTAACCTTCTTCACTGCACGAGGAGAAGATGTCCAGGAGAAGAACAGCACTGCCTACTACAACAATGCTGAG gTGTTTGAGATTGTGGAGCGTGTGGAGGAGTTACGCAAGAAGTGGCCGGTCGCTTGGGGAAAGCTTGATGAGGGCAGCATTGGAGTGGTTTCGCCGTATTCGGACCAGGTCTTTCGCATTCGGGCTGAGCTCCGAAAGAAGAGAATGCATGAAGTCAGTGTGGAAAGAGTGCTCAATGTCCAAG GTAAACAGTTCCGGGTCCTGTTCCTAAGCACGGTGCGGACACGGCATACCTGCAAGCGCAAACAAACGGCCATCAAGAGGAAGGAGCAGCTTGTGGAGGACTCCACTGAGGACCTGGACTATGGATTTTTGTCCAACTACAAGCTGCTCAACACAGCCATCACCAGAGCTCAGTCGCTGGTTGCGGTAGTGGGAGACCCAATTGCACTGTGCTCTGTTGGACGCTGCAG AAAGTTCTGGGAGCATTTTGTTTCCATCTGCCATGAAAACTCAAGCCTCCATGGCATCACCTTTGAGCAAATAAAGACCCAGTTAGAGGCCCTGGAGCTAAAGAAGACCTATGTTCTCAACCCTCTGGCTCCAGAATTCATCCCCCGTGCCCTCAGGCCCCTGCAAGGGCACCCGCCTTCACAGGCCCTACATCCCCACCACCATCCCCATCCTCAGCATGTGCAGACATCCTCCACTAAACAggcacagcagcagcaacagcagcagtcaCCACCTAAG GGCAAACATGCCAACCACACAGAGCACCTTCCACCTGAAGGTTATG TCCAGCCCAACCCAGCTGTTCTAATGGGAAACCCAATCCAGGCATTTACACCCCCCGTGGGTGCCGCCCCAGCTGGCTTGGGCAAGTCACCAAGTCCTGTTCAAAGGATAGACCCTCACACAGGCGCCAGCATCCTTTACGTTCCAGCAGTATATGGTGGAAACATGGTCATGCCTGTGCCACTTCCT TTGCCATGGCCAAGTTATCAGAACCGCTTTGCTGTTGACCCGCGAATCATGAGCCACCAGGCGGCCATGGCCTACAACTTCAACCTCTTGCAGGCCCAGAATCGAGGCTCTCCTATTCCTTGCAGTGGAGTGGTACATCCCTCTCCCCTTGGAGTGGGACAACCAAGCCCTGACATAGATCTACAGTCGGATGCAGTCAGAAATG GAAAACTAGAAGGATGTCCAAAGTCGGAGCAGACACCTGAGAGAAAAAACACAGAAATCAAGGATAAACAG GGCGATTTTGACACAGGTCGAAGTCTGGAATCACAGCCCGATGGTATAGCTGGTTTTCCAAATGCAATGCTTCACCGAAAAGACCCCTCGGCTGGTCAGAGAGCACTCAATTATCATCTGGCTCCACCCAACCCTGCCTTCCCAACACATCCTGTCAGTGGAAGATCTCTCCCCCAGCAGTGTCCGGTCTCAAGGCTCCCTTATCGGATCAACCAGCCGCAACATCCACCCATGGTCCAGCAGAGTCAGCTCAGCCCTGCCTTCCCTGGTGGGGGTCACAGCGCATCCTTCTTTAGTGGCAATATTGCCCCACATAGGGCAATCCAGTCTCCCACTTTAGATGTGCCAGAATCAGGAAGCGTTGAAGAGATGGGAGGCTCTATTAGGACTTCTGTGGCCCACCTGGGGGGTCACCACCCAAATCTATCACAACACCACAACAGAGTCAGTAGCTTTGGGGAGGAAGGACAAGATGCACCGCACTCAGATGGTCATG ATCTGCGAAGGCCCTTGGCTCTGGAGGTCCTGAACCAACAGCAGCAGGCTGCCAGGCTTGGCCAGTGGAATGAAGCAGCAGGCCCTTTCCTCCCAGGGGGTGTCGCCTTCCCCTTGCCCCAACAAAACCCCCACCTTGCTCAGTCACCCATGACTCGCTTTTCTCATCCGTTACACCGTGCAGCAAGTTGGGGCCTTGGTGCCAACATAGAGGATGATGCTAATTCCACTGGTTCACCTTTCAACAG GTACACAGGCCTCCTGAGAGAAATCCCCCAGCACGAGTCACCTGAAACCagggaagcaagtgaaattCAACCCCCTCCTCAGTCTCGCCTTCTCCAGTATCGCCAGTCCCGTGCCTCAGTTGACCCTTCATCTTCTTTAGCTGCTACTTCAAATCATGCTGGCCCATTTCCGTCTGGACCTTACCACCACGAAAGCGGACGCGATCACCTTAACAACAACGTTCTCAACAACTCAGCTCTGCAGCAGCATACCGTTGGAAATCCTCTTTATAATAGCAGTTGCTATCAAACACCAGCGCACCCTGCCAGTCCCCCTGCATCACAGGTCAAATACCTTTTGCAGGAGACCCAGTGGTCCCATGGTGGAGGCGCATCCGTGAGCCCGCCACAACAGAGCCACCTGTTAGGTAGCCAGGCCCACGGCCTTCCATACGGACTGCCCATCATGGCACCACCCAGCAGGCAGGAGCAAGTCCATTTGATGCAGCTTcaccatcagcagcagcagcaacatcatcatcagcagcagcagcaaagtcaAGACCAGGAGTCCTACCAGTCATTGTCACCCAGAACATCTGCAACCACTGCCCTGCACAGTGTAGAGGAG TATGAACCCAGAGGTCCTGGTCGGCCCCTGTATCAGCGCCGCATTTCTTCCAGCTATCCAGATCAACCCTCACTTGCCAATAGCCACAATGCCATGTCCCAGCAGTCCCAGTCCTGTGCAGGAGACAGAAATCAGGACCACCTCCATCCGCAcattcagcagcagcagcagcagcagcagctgcagcaccaACCCCCTCCCTACAGCTACCCCTCACATGAGCTCTGGCCCAGTAACGGTGGTGGTCCCGGTCCATTCCAGAACATTCCATGTAATGGAGGTGGGACCGTCACTCATCATCGGGAACTTCTAG CTTCCAAGGCCCTCCGTCAGATGGAGGAGCAGGTAAAAGCAGAGCCACCGGCAGCACAgcaaacacacccacacacgctAAACTCCCTTCAGCACCCTGGACAGTTCCCGCCCCTCATGGCCAACAAGCAGCAGCCACAACAGGCTCCTGCAGAGCCCGTTCAGGCAGCTCCAAATCTAAACAAAGCACCTACTATGTCCTATGCCAGTGCTCTCCGTGCTCCGCCCAAACCACGAGCGATTCGACCTGAGCAGGCCAAAAAGAACAGCGACCCACTCTCGCTCCTGCAGGAGCTCACTATAGGGAGTTCAGATGGTAGCAATGGCTACTATTCCTACTTCAAATGA